In one window of Oryza sativa Japonica Group chromosome 9, ASM3414082v1 DNA:
- the LOC9268996 gene encoding uncharacterized protein: MVDTPILPSKFLHLKCLTIDHTIISSSPAYNYLYLVYFLDACPSLETFLLGISQNHMEHDSIIGDSSHMRQMPGHRHDNLRSVEITGFYSAKSLIELTCYILDNTVALKYLTLDTTRGFFSCSTGEHDRCFPMDKIMITEAKRAVLAIQTYIERKVPSTVKLNVVKPCSRCHAVESYL, translated from the exons ATGGTTGATACACCAATATTGCCTAGCAAATTCCTCCATCTCAAGTGCTTGACCATTGATCATACCATTATCTCATCTTCCCCAGCTTATAATTATCTTTACCTGGTTTATTTTCTCGACGCTTGcccttccttggagactttcctTTTGGGT ATATCGCAGAACCACATGGAGCATGACTCGATTATTGGAGATTCCTCACATATGAGGCAAATGCCAGGACACCGTCATGACAACCTCCGGAGTGTGGAGATCACCGGTTTCTACTCTGCAAAGAGCTTGATCGAGCTAACATGTTATATTCTTGACAATACAGTTGCACTCAAGTACCTTACACTGGATACAACTCGTGGTTTTTTCAGCTGTTCTACAGGTGAACACGACAGATGCTTTCCTATGGACAAAATCATGATAACGGAAGCCAAAAGGGCAGTCCTGGCTATCCAAACATACATCGAGCGAAAAGTTCCTTCCACGGTCAAGCTAAATGTTGTGAAGCCTTGCAGCCGTTGCCATGCTGTTGAATCATAtttgtaa
- the LOC4347510 gene encoding nucleotide pyrophosphatase/phosphodiesterase → MAMPLGGILLLFLVLLAAAAAGGGGGVWAFSSSSSSSSYSRIGEQPLSLIGIHRATVGIDAAASVQASPRLLGVKGEDTAWVTVDFAAPHASDGDWIGVFSPSNFNASTCPGPSGSDSGPVICSAPIKYQLANYSSDYGKTGKGTLKFQLINQRQDFSFALFTGGLSNPKLIAVSNKIAFANPKAPVYPRLAQGKSWNEMTVTWTSGYDIKEAYPFVEWGMKWSPPTRTAAGTVTFDRESLCGEPARTVGWRDPGFIHTAFLTDLWPNKEYYYKIGHMLPDGKIVWGKFYSFKAPPFPGQKSLQRVVIFGDMGKAERDGSNEYSNYQPGSLNTTDTLIKDLDNIDIVFHIGDITYANGYISQWDQFTQQVEPITARVPYMIASGNHERDWPNSGSFFNGTDSGGECGVLAETMYYTPTENRANYWYKTDYGMFRFCVADSEHDWREGTEQYAFIESCLATVDRKKQPWLVFIAHRVLGYSSGFFYGAGGAFAEPTARQSLQRLWQRHRVDLAFYGHVHNYERTCPVYDGRCASPERSRYSGAVGGTIHAVVGGGGSHLSNFTAEAPPWSVYREMDYGFVKLTAFNYTSLLYEYRRSSDGEVHDSFTVHREYRDVLACVADSCPPTIPPAT, encoded by the exons ATGGCGATGCCGCTGGGTGGgattctcctcctcttcctcgtgctcctcgccgccgccgcggcgggcggcggcggcggcgtgtgggcgttctcctcgtcgtcgtcgtcgtcgtcgtattCCAGGATCGGCGAGCAGCCGCTGTCGCTGATCGGCATCCACCGCGCGACGGTCGGCATCGACGCCGCGGCTTCCGTGCAAGCGTCGCCTCGGCTTCTCGGTGTCAAG GGGGAAGATACTGCCTGGGTAACTGTTGATTTCGCAGCTCCGCATGCGAGTGACGGCGATTGGATCGGAGTATTCTCTCCTTCAAATTTCAA CGCGTCCACATGCCCCGGTCCTTCTGGATCAGACTCAGGACCTGTTATATGCTCTGCACCAATAAAG TATCAGCTTGCAAATTATTCTTCAGATTATGGCAAGACAGGAAAAGGCACTCTCAAGTTTCAGTTGATCAATCAGAGGCAGGACTTCTCCTTTGCACTGTTCACTGGTGGTCTCTCAAAT CCAAAGCTTATCGCAGTATCAAATAAGATCGCCTTCGCAAACCCGAAAGCTCCGGTTTACCCTCGTCTAGCTCAAGGCAAATCCTGGAATGAG ATGACTGTCACATGGACTAGTGGTTATGACATCAAAGAGGCATATCCCTTTGTTGAATGGGGCATGAAATGGAGCCCTCCTACGCGCACAGCAGCTGGCACCGTCACTTTTGATCGCGAAAGCTTATGCG GAGAACCTGCCCGTACTGTTGGTTGGAGAGATCCAGGTTTCATACACACAGCATTCCTGACTGATTTATGGCCaaataaaga ATACTATTACAAGATTGGACATATGCTACCTGATGGAAAAATTGTATGGGGCAAATTTTACTCCTTCAAAGCACCTCCTTTTCCTGGGCAAAAGTCACTGCAGAGGGTTGTCATTTTTGGTGATATGGGAAAG GCCGAGAGGGATGGAAGCAACGAGTACAGCAACTACCAGCCTGGATCACTGAACACAACTGACACACTGATCAAGGACCTTGACAACATCGACATTGTATTTCACATCGGTGACATTACCTATGCCAACGGGTACATTTCCCAGTGGGATCAGTTCACTCAGCAAGTCGAGCCGATCACTGCTCGAGTCCCCTACATGATTGCAAG TGGAAACCATGAACGGGATTGGCCAAACAGTGGATCTTTCTTCAATGGGACAGATTCTGGAGGGGAGTGTGGGGTGCTTGCTGAGACCATGTACTACACACCCACAGAGAACAGGGCAAACTACTG GTACAAGACGGACTACGGGATGTTCAGATTCTGCGTGGCGGACAGCGAGCACGACTGGCGGGAAGGCACGGAGCAGTACGCGTTCATCGAGAGCTGCCTCGCCACGGTGGACCGGAAGAAGCAGCCATGGCTGGTGTTCATCGCGCACCGCGTCCTCGGCTACTCCTCGGGCTTCTtctacggcgccggcggcgccttcGCGGAGCCGACGGCAAGGCAGAGCCTCCAGAGGCTATGGCAGCGGCACCGCGTCGACCTCGCCTTCTACGGCCACGTCCACAACTACGAGCGGACGTGCCCGGTCTACGACGGGCGGTGCGCGTCGCCGGAGAGGTCGCGCTACTCCGGCGCGGTGGGCGGCACCATCCacgcggtggtcggcggcggcggcagccaccTGAGCAACTTCACCGCCGAGGCGCCGCCGTGGAGCGTGTACAGGGAGATGGACTACGGCTTCGTCAAGCTCACGGCGTTCAACTACACGTCGCTGCTCTACGAGTACAGGCGGTccagcgacggcgaggtgcaCGACAGCTTCACCGTCCACCGGGAGTACCGCGACGTGCTCGCCTGCGTCGCCGACAGCTGCCCGCCGACCATCCCGCCGGCGACGTGA
- the LOC4347512 gene encoding uncharacterized protein, whose translation MGKRRHIRGRDGSIDSAAKRKGSLCQQVANSEGNKKTRYSGLDLPEEIWCHIHSLMAFKDAARATCVSRAFHRSWQCHPNLIFCIGILGSDFINKFDRIVKNHSGIGIKSEMS comes from the exons ATGGGGAAGCGGCGGCACATCCGAGGCCGTG ACGGTTCGATTGATTCAGCGGCTAAAAGAAAGGGATCACTCTGTCAACAAGTTGCAAATTCTGAAGGCAACAAAAAAACAAGATATTCAGGGCTAGACCTTCCAGAG GAAATCTGGTGCCATATACACTCCCTAATGGCATTCAAAGATGCCGCCCGTGCTACATGTGTGTCTCGTGCTTTTCATCGTTCCTGGCAATGCCATCCCAATCTTATATTTTGTATTGGAATACTGGGCTCGGATTTCATCAACAAATTTGATCGCATTGTGAAAAACCACTCAGGCATTGGCATCAAGTCG GAGATGAGTTAG